One Brevibacillus choshinensis genomic window carries:
- a CDS encoding carbon-nitrogen hydrolase family protein — MRIGLAQTRFPQSLKDGIAIVKEMIGQAREKSCDVVCFPESILPGLRGVGYPVEAYDHAVMAAALEDVCVFAKQRQVAVILPIEWKDELGMHLVAFVISETGEILGYQTKNQIDPDEDQFDYVPGTGRHIFVVKDVSFGIVICHEGWRYPETVRWAARNGASIVFHPQFTNAVANPDFYQGAMVGRSLENNIYFASVNYALDDQGSATTLVSPSGDRLSVLPEGIEGLLVWDLDPAQAHGLLARRFHPELF, encoded by the coding sequence ATGAGAATCGGACTGGCTCAAACGAGGTTTCCGCAATCGTTGAAAGACGGCATCGCCATTGTCAAAGAAATGATTGGACAGGCGAGGGAGAAGAGCTGTGATGTCGTATGCTTTCCAGAGTCGATCCTCCCGGGTTTGCGCGGGGTCGGCTATCCAGTAGAGGCGTATGACCATGCGGTGATGGCGGCGGCCCTTGAGGATGTTTGTGTGTTTGCCAAGCAGCGGCAGGTCGCGGTTATTTTGCCGATCGAATGGAAGGATGAGCTGGGCATGCACCTGGTCGCGTTCGTCATTTCCGAAACCGGAGAAATCTTGGGGTATCAGACCAAGAATCAGATTGACCCGGACGAAGATCAGTTTGATTATGTTCCGGGAACAGGTCGCCATATTTTCGTGGTGAAGGATGTCAGCTTTGGCATCGTGATTTGCCACGAGGGCTGGAGATACCCCGAAACAGTGCGGTGGGCGGCTCGAAACGGGGCAAGCATCGTGTTTCATCCACAGTTCACCAACGCCGTGGCCAATCCTGATTTTTATCAGGGGGCGATGGTAGGCAGGAGCTTGGAGAACAACATCTACTTCGCCAGTGTGAATTACGCTCTGGATGATCAAGGCTCTGCCACTACTCTCGTATCCCCTTCAGGAGATCGATTGAGCGTCCTGCCAGAGGGGATCGAGGGACTGCTCGTGTGGGACCTCGATCCTGCGCAGGCGCACGGACTTTTGGCGCGAAGATTTCATCCGGAGCTGTTCTAA
- a CDS encoding NADPH:quinone oxidoreductase family protein, translating into MQKPIRAFVVSKKEEEFFAEVTTISMDDLPKADVRIKVHYSSVNYKDGLASIPNGRIVRSYPFVPGIDLAGVVVDSLDPRFSEGDEVIATSYDIGVSHYGSYSEYAQVPGDWIVPLPKGLSLKEAMIFGTAGFTAALSVHRLEENGVSPEKGKVLVTGATGGVGSIAVSILAKRGYHVVASTGKESEHEYLYKLGAKEILSRSEVTGEKISGLDKQLWQAAVDPVGGHTLASVLSKINYNGSVAVSGLTGGTDVPTTVFPFILRGINLLGIDSVFCPMELRGIIWQRLATDLKPDGLEKFVDEEINLDQLPNALSKILASQMRGRVIVRL; encoded by the coding sequence ATGCAAAAACCGATTCGAGCATTTGTGGTAAGCAAAAAGGAGGAAGAGTTCTTTGCAGAAGTAACGACGATCTCGATGGATGATTTGCCAAAGGCAGACGTGAGAATCAAGGTCCATTACTCCAGCGTGAACTACAAGGACGGTTTGGCGAGCATTCCGAATGGCAGGATTGTCAGGAGTTATCCCTTTGTTCCGGGAATCGATCTGGCAGGCGTCGTGGTAGATTCTCTGGACCCGCGATTTAGCGAAGGGGATGAAGTGATTGCGACGAGCTATGATATCGGCGTTTCCCATTACGGCAGCTACAGCGAATATGCGCAGGTTCCCGGAGACTGGATCGTTCCTCTGCCCAAAGGACTTTCGCTGAAGGAAGCGATGATTTTCGGGACAGCTGGCTTCACCGCAGCCCTATCGGTTCACCGCTTGGAGGAAAACGGGGTGTCGCCGGAAAAAGGGAAGGTGCTGGTTACCGGTGCGACAGGCGGAGTAGGCAGCATTGCTGTATCCATTCTGGCAAAACGCGGCTACCATGTCGTCGCAAGCACGGGCAAAGAATCCGAGCATGAGTACCTGTACAAGCTGGGGGCAAAAGAGATCCTCTCCCGATCTGAAGTGACCGGTGAAAAAATCAGCGGGTTGGACAAACAGCTCTGGCAAGCGGCAGTCGACCCTGTCGGCGGACATACGCTGGCTTCCGTACTGAGCAAGATCAACTACAACGGTTCCGTAGCGGTCAGCGGCTTGACCGGCGGGACAGATGTGCCGACTACAGTGTTTCCGTTTATTTTGCGCGGCATCAATCTGCTGGGAATCGATTCTGTCTTTTGCCCGATGGAACTGCGAGGCATCATCTGGCAGCGATTGGCGACCGACCTGAAGCCGGATGGCCTCGAAAAATTCGTAGATGAAGAAATCAATTTGGATCAGCTGCCCAATGCCTTGTCGAAAATATTGGCGAGTCAGATGCGCGGCAGGGTGATCGTGCGGTTATAA
- a CDS encoding DMT family transporter, producing MSTTILLILLFAAICHAIWNALSKRIEERDAFFTLILGASVILYLPLAIYLWRTSSFPVSAIKWLLLSTISEVMYFVALAKAYQTNNLSYAYPILRGTAPIVTTIISTLFIGAAIAWTGYLGILIIVAGVVFMNQRSFSFGELSHLLKDWHNMKWVFMAGSCSALSSVLDGMGASMMSGLLFKYVVFIGMFAGKWILDRRAQAGVSYFSLLKRHPWHTLAGGLFVFVSNSLAVYAMQTTPVTYVASVREISIVFATVIGVFWLKESVSLVKWVSIGLILTGVIVIKMS from the coding sequence ATGTCCACCACCATATTGCTCATCCTCTTGTTTGCCGCCATCTGTCACGCCATCTGGAATGCCCTGTCCAAAAGGATCGAGGAACGCGATGCCTTCTTTACCCTCATTCTCGGAGCCTCCGTCATTTTGTACCTGCCACTGGCCATTTACTTATGGCGGACCTCGTCGTTTCCAGTGTCTGCGATCAAGTGGCTGCTGCTCAGCACCATCTCCGAAGTCATGTATTTTGTCGCGTTAGCCAAGGCCTACCAAACCAACAACCTGAGCTACGCGTACCCGATCTTGCGGGGAACAGCGCCCATCGTGACGACGATCATCAGCACGCTGTTTATCGGTGCCGCCATCGCTTGGACGGGATATCTGGGCATCCTGATCATCGTAGCCGGGGTCGTCTTCATGAATCAGCGCTCCTTTTCCTTTGGCGAACTGAGCCACTTGCTGAAGGACTGGCACAACATGAAATGGGTGTTCATGGCGGGTAGCTGTTCCGCTCTCAGCAGCGTATTGGACGGAATGGGGGCTTCGATGATGTCGGGTCTTCTGTTCAAATACGTTGTGTTTATCGGCATGTTTGCCGGAAAGTGGATCCTCGACCGCCGTGCACAGGCTGGGGTCTCCTATTTTTCGCTGCTGAAGCGTCATCCATGGCATACGCTTGCAGGCGGGCTCTTCGTCTTTGTATCGAATTCGCTCGCCGTGTACGCCATGCAGACAACTCCCGTCACGTATGTGGCATCTGTGCGTGAAATCAGCATCGTGTTTGCCACCGTCATCGGAGTCTTCTGGCTGAAGGAGTCGGTAAGTCTCGTCAAATGGGTATCGATCGGCTTGATACTGACGGGTGTCATCGTCATCAAGATGAGCTAG
- a CDS encoding RidA family protein, producing MSRTQVFTGSPWEPVVGYCRAIRIGDRIEVAGTTAMKDGTVVGVGDPYEQTKFILQTIEKALQELGADLSHVVRTRMFVTDISKWEEIGKAHGEFFRNIQPVATMVEVKALIEPELLVEIEAEAIVTSAE from the coding sequence TTGAGCCGAACACAAGTGTTTACAGGATCTCCCTGGGAGCCTGTAGTCGGGTACTGTCGGGCGATTCGAATTGGAGATCGGATCGAGGTCGCGGGGACGACTGCCATGAAGGACGGGACTGTCGTCGGCGTCGGAGATCCGTATGAACAGACGAAATTCATCTTGCAGACTATCGAAAAAGCCTTGCAGGAGCTTGGCGCTGACCTGTCCCATGTAGTGAGAACAAGGATGTTCGTCACGGACATTTCCAAATGGGAAGAAATCGGGAAAGCACACGGCGAATTTTTCCGGAACATTCAACCCGTTGCGACGATGGTTGAGGTGAAAGCGCTGATCGAGCCTGAGCTGCTGGTCGAGATCGAAGCGGAAGCAATCGTCACGTCTGCCGAGTAA
- a CDS encoding EutN/CcmL family microcompartment protein: protein MFLGKVIGSVWSTQKEEGMENLKLLVVQPIDWNEEEGGRTVIAADRIGAGFGEKVIVSSGTPARIIFLDKMVPIDAVIVGIVDSYEVPKET from the coding sequence ATGTTTTTGGGAAAAGTGATCGGCAGTGTCTGGTCCACGCAAAAAGAAGAGGGCATGGAGAATTTGAAGCTGCTGGTTGTCCAGCCCATTGACTGGAACGAGGAGGAGGGTGGACGAACGGTGATTGCAGCAGACCGCATTGGAGCGGGCTTTGGGGAGAAGGTCATCGTTTCTTCGGGCACTCCCGCGCGGATCATTTTTCTGGATAAGATGGTCCCCATTGACGCTGTCATCGTAGGAATTGTGGACTCTTATGAAGTGCCAAAAGAGACATGA
- the pduL gene encoding phosphate propanoyltransferase has protein sequence MALITETALRAMLRSGIPNPYLVRAEDKFTPAAIDFLKGRGIKVEAFQSSETSIPKSERPNQLSIPVGVSNRHVHLSPEDVEKLFGVGYQLTPQRELSQPGQFAAKETVTLLGSRGTIPGVRILGPARGASQVEISKTDGFTLGIHPPIRVSGALDGTPGVTLIGPNGFVVLASGVIVAKCHVHMSEVDARISGVQDGDSLMLQMSGERALIFPDVTVRVSPRYALDFHIDLDEANAANLSTGDRVHLIGKNGEFFSTTGRW, from the coding sequence ATGGCTTTGATCACGGAAACTGCATTGCGGGCCATGCTGCGATCGGGGATTCCGAACCCCTACCTGGTCCGAGCCGAAGACAAGTTCACCCCGGCAGCCATTGATTTTCTAAAGGGGAGAGGGATCAAAGTGGAAGCCTTCCAATCGTCAGAGACTTCAATTCCCAAAAGCGAACGACCCAATCAGCTCAGCATCCCTGTGGGCGTGTCCAACCGCCATGTGCACTTGTCCCCGGAAGACGTCGAGAAGCTGTTTGGGGTGGGGTACCAGTTGACGCCTCAGAGAGAGCTTTCCCAGCCCGGGCAGTTCGCAGCAAAAGAGACAGTGACGCTCCTCGGCTCGAGGGGAACGATCCCAGGAGTGCGAATCCTCGGACCTGCTCGAGGCGCCAGCCAGGTGGAAATCTCCAAAACAGATGGGTTTACACTCGGCATACACCCGCCGATCAGGGTGTCTGGGGCACTGGATGGAACGCCGGGCGTCACCCTTATAGGGCCAAACGGCTTTGTGGTGCTTGCGAGCGGCGTGATCGTAGCGAAATGCCACGTCCATATGTCAGAGGTCGATGCCCGTATTTCGGGGGTTCAGGATGGCGACAGCCTGATGCTGCAGATGAGTGGGGAACGCGCCCTCATCTTTCCAGACGTGACTGTGCGGGTCAGCCCCAGATATGCCTTGGATTTTCATATCGATCTGGATGAAGCCAATGCAGCCAATTTGTCCACAGGGGATCGAGTACACCTGATCGGGAAAAATGGCGAATTCTTTTCCACAACAGGGAGGTGGTAG
- a CDS encoding BMC domain-containing protein: MAGEMGALGMVETKGLIGAVEAADAMVKAANVKLIGKVHVGGGLVTVMVRGDVGAVKASTDAGAAAAEKVGELKSVHVIPRPHTDIELILPKLEG; encoded by the coding sequence ATGGCAGGAGAAATGGGAGCACTGGGAATGGTAGAAACAAAAGGGTTGATCGGAGCAGTCGAGGCTGCCGATGCCATGGTGAAGGCGGCCAATGTCAAGCTGATCGGAAAGGTTCACGTGGGCGGCGGCTTGGTGACGGTCATGGTGCGCGGAGATGTGGGAGCAGTCAAAGCGTCGACGGATGCGGGTGCGGCAGCAGCGGAAAAAGTGGGGGAATTGAAATCGGTTCATGTCATCCCGCGTCCGCACACGGATATCGAGCTGATCTTGCCGAAGCTGGAAGGGTAA
- a CDS encoding acetaldehyde dehydrogenase (acetylating), translating into MMLDVDLQSVQEVRQCLAGAKAAQKQLQVLSQSQIDQIVQSMAEAARAEAGRLAALAVEETGYGRVADKTVKNLFAANDVYQSIKDKKTVGIIRRDEQKRVWEIAQPVGVIAGIVPSTNPTSTVIFKALISVKAGNAIVFSPHPHAGKCTKEAAAVMQAAAERAGAPAGLITCLTVPTLAASQELMKHSSTDVILATGGTAMVKAAYSSGKPAYGVGPGNVPVYIHASADIASAIRQTIQSKTFDFGTICASEQALVVDKSIKRKVVAELKQQGAYFLDDHEKKRVAGIILIGGGLNPAIVGKSPQAIAELAGILVPEDAKLLIAEESEIGLDHPFSIEKLAPILTLYTASDMAEASRICTSLLALGGLGHTIGMHGQDTQAIERFVVDKPASRIVVNTGTTFGGIGATTGIVPSLTLGCGSHGNNVTSDNIGPEHLFNINRVAFGLREMELGNPTAAAPASSPAAAQPAISRDEIAAIIKSVLLELQSTNR; encoded by the coding sequence GTGATGCTAGATGTAGATTTGCAATCAGTCCAGGAAGTTCGCCAATGCTTGGCTGGGGCTAAAGCAGCCCAAAAGCAGCTGCAAGTCCTGTCGCAAAGTCAGATCGATCAGATTGTACAAAGCATGGCCGAAGCCGCTCGTGCTGAAGCGGGACGATTGGCCGCACTGGCGGTAGAGGAAACCGGCTACGGACGAGTGGCGGATAAGACCGTGAAGAATTTGTTTGCTGCAAATGATGTCTACCAATCGATCAAAGACAAGAAAACGGTCGGGATCATCCGGCGTGATGAGCAAAAACGGGTGTGGGAGATCGCGCAGCCGGTAGGGGTCATCGCTGGGATCGTCCCTTCCACCAATCCTACCTCCACGGTGATCTTCAAGGCGCTGATCTCCGTAAAGGCAGGCAACGCCATTGTGTTCAGTCCCCATCCACATGCAGGCAAATGCACGAAGGAGGCGGCAGCCGTCATGCAGGCTGCGGCGGAGCGCGCCGGTGCTCCCGCCGGGCTGATCACTTGCCTTACGGTTCCTACGCTGGCTGCTTCCCAAGAGCTGATGAAGCACAGCAGTACGGATGTCATCCTCGCGACTGGCGGGACGGCGATGGTAAAAGCCGCATACAGCTCAGGCAAGCCTGCATACGGCGTAGGGCCAGGAAATGTTCCTGTCTATATCCACGCAAGTGCGGATATTGCCTCGGCCATCCGCCAAACGATTCAGAGCAAGACATTCGATTTCGGAACCATTTGCGCTTCGGAGCAGGCGTTGGTCGTGGACAAATCGATCAAGCGCAAGGTCGTAGCCGAGCTGAAACAGCAAGGGGCCTATTTCCTCGATGACCACGAGAAAAAGCGGGTGGCAGGCATCATCTTGATAGGGGGAGGGCTCAATCCGGCCATCGTAGGAAAGTCACCGCAAGCAATCGCGGAGCTGGCAGGCATTCTGGTTCCGGAAGATGCCAAGCTGCTGATAGCCGAAGAGAGCGAAATCGGCCTGGATCATCCGTTTTCCATCGAAAAGCTCGCCCCCATCCTCACCCTTTACACAGCGAGCGACATGGCAGAGGCGAGCCGTATCTGCACGAGCTTGCTTGCGCTGGGGGGGCTCGGTCATACCATCGGAATGCATGGCCAGGATACGCAGGCGATCGAGCGGTTCGTAGTGGATAAACCGGCCTCGAGGATCGTGGTGAACACGGGTACAACCTTCGGCGGAATCGGTGCTACGACCGGTATCGTGCCGTCTCTGACACTGGGGTGCGGCTCGCATGGCAACAATGTGACCTCGGACAACATCGGACCTGAGCATCTTTTCAATATCAACCGTGTGGCTTTTGGATTGCGTGAAATGGAGCTGGGAAATCCAACGGCGGCAGCACCTGCCTCAAGTCCCGCAGCAGCGCAGCCCGCGATCAGCAGAGATGAAATCGCAGCAATCATCAAGAGTGTATTGCTGGAATTACAATCTACCAATCGGTAA
- a CDS encoding BMC domain-containing protein: MGDALGMVETKGLIGAVEAADAMVKAANVKLIGKVHVGGGLVTVMVRGDVGAVKASTDSGAAAAEKVGELVSVHVIPRPHADIELILPKLEQS; this comes from the coding sequence ATGGGTGACGCATTGGGCATGGTGGAAACGAAGGGCTTGATCGGAGCGGTGGAAGCTGCGGATGCGATGGTCAAGGCTGCGAATGTCAAGCTGATCGGAAAGGTGCACGTAGGTGGTGGTCTGGTGACGGTCATGGTTCGAGGGGATGTCGGAGCGGTGAAGGCTTCGACAGACTCTGGGGCAGCGGCGGCAGAAAAGGTGGGAGAGCTCGTCTCTGTCCATGTCATACCGCGCCCGCATGCGGATATCGAGCTGATCCTGCCCAAACTCGAGCAATCGTGA
- a CDS encoding BMC domain-containing protein, which translates to MLENGYALGMIETLGFPALVAATDAAAKAADVRCVTYQGADAGIVTIYIVGDVASVTAAVSVGEAEARRIGQLLHSRVIPRPERSVMQMILQQLEKEKAKQAPKAASKPKSSNPAATAQTGKEE; encoded by the coding sequence ATGCTCGAAAATGGCTACGCCTTGGGAATGATCGAGACGCTAGGATTCCCTGCACTCGTCGCCGCTACGGATGCGGCTGCCAAAGCAGCGGATGTCCGCTGCGTGACGTACCAGGGGGCCGATGCGGGAATCGTCACGATATACATTGTCGGAGATGTTGCTTCTGTGACGGCGGCCGTCTCTGTGGGAGAGGCAGAGGCCAGAAGGATAGGACAGCTTCTCCACTCCCGCGTCATCCCGCGGCCAGAGCGAAGTGTGATGCAAATGATACTGCAGCAGCTGGAAAAAGAAAAAGCCAAACAGGCGCCAAAGGCGGCAAGCAAGCCGAAAAGCAGCAACCCGGCTGCGACTGCGCAAACAGGCAAGGAGGAATAG
- a CDS encoding DeoR/GlpR family DNA-binding transcription regulator, protein MSLAGEERKDLIIDMLNYAGKVRTSELVEKLQVSSETIRRYLEELEQDKRLKRVYGGAIKVQFDREEPSHLMREVAFADEKKRIARTAANLVQDNEVVLIDDGTTTMHMLPYLLSRKNLCFITISVPALNLLMDYQNKGLFSGEVYFIGGKMQSKHFRSVGTLAEKMMQDFFVDKSFLSIDGIAAHYGISSYDAEKAMLAKRFIENAKETIVLTDHSKIGISTFYKIADLRETDVVVSDVASPKEWESELGAKGVNWIVAE, encoded by the coding sequence ATGTCTCTCGCAGGCGAAGAGCGTAAAGACCTCATCATCGATATGCTCAACTATGCAGGCAAAGTCAGAACAAGTGAGCTCGTGGAAAAATTGCAAGTGTCCTCAGAAACGATACGACGCTATCTGGAGGAGCTCGAACAGGATAAGAGGCTCAAACGTGTTTACGGCGGAGCGATCAAGGTACAGTTCGACCGCGAGGAGCCCTCGCATCTGATGCGGGAAGTGGCCTTTGCGGACGAGAAAAAACGCATCGCCAGAACAGCAGCGAATCTCGTGCAGGACAACGAAGTCGTCTTGATTGACGATGGAACGACGACGATGCACATGCTTCCTTATTTGCTCAGCCGCAAGAATCTATGCTTTATCACCATTTCGGTGCCGGCGCTGAATCTATTGATGGACTATCAGAACAAAGGGCTATTCAGTGGAGAGGTGTACTTCATCGGCGGGAAAATGCAGTCGAAGCATTTTCGCTCAGTAGGTACCCTCGCTGAAAAAATGATGCAGGATTTTTTCGTCGACAAGTCCTTTCTCTCGATCGACGGGATTGCGGCTCATTACGGAATCTCCAGCTATGACGCGGAGAAAGCCATGCTCGCCAAACGGTTCATCGAGAATGCAAAGGAGACGATCGTGCTAACGGATCACTCCAAGATAGGGATCAGCACGTTTTACAAGATTGCCGATCTGAGAGAAACGGATGTCGTCGTCAGCGACGTGGCTTCCCCGAAAGAATGGGAGAGCGAGCTGGGAGCAAAAGGCGTGAATTGGATAGTGGCAGAGTAA
- the phnW gene encoding 2-aminoethylphosphonate--pyruvate transaminase: protein MKLTQLPDNPYLLLTPGPLSTSKGVKAAMLRDWCTWDNEYNDLVQVIRRKLVGLAGASHDDYTAVLMQGSGTFSVEAVVGSVVPADGKLVVLTNGAYGNRLAQMAQVLGIDTLVLDFGEVSPAEAGKLRETLERDPQVTHVAVVHCETTTGMLNPIAEIAEVAKEYGKVLIVDAMSSFGGITIDVAGLGIDYLISSANKCIQGVPGFGFVLAKTEELKKCKGQARSLSLDLYDQWETMEKYNGKWRYTSPTHVVRAFYQALIELEEEGGVEKRQVRYRENQRTLVDGMERLGFSTPLTREWQSPIITSFYFPENPAFTFAAFYERLKKEGFVIYPGKISVADTFRIGNIGEVYPHDMKRLVQAVEQNMFW from the coding sequence ATGAAACTCACCCAATTGCCTGATAACCCGTACCTCTTGTTGACTCCGGGACCGCTCTCGACTTCCAAGGGTGTAAAAGCAGCCATGCTGCGCGATTGGTGCACGTGGGACAACGAGTACAACGATCTGGTTCAGGTGATTCGCCGCAAGCTGGTGGGCTTGGCCGGTGCAAGCCACGATGACTACACGGCGGTGCTCATGCAGGGCAGCGGCACTTTTTCCGTGGAAGCGGTCGTAGGCTCAGTGGTACCTGCAGACGGAAAGCTCGTCGTGCTGACCAACGGCGCGTATGGCAATCGTCTGGCTCAAATGGCGCAGGTGCTGGGCATCGATACACTGGTGCTCGACTTCGGGGAGGTTTCTCCTGCAGAGGCGGGAAAACTGCGGGAGACACTGGAGCGAGATCCGCAAGTCACGCACGTCGCTGTCGTCCATTGCGAAACCACTACCGGCATGCTCAACCCGATCGCGGAAATCGCAGAGGTGGCAAAAGAGTATGGCAAGGTACTGATCGTCGATGCGATGAGCAGCTTTGGCGGGATTACGATCGATGTGGCTGGTCTCGGGATCGACTATTTGATCAGCAGCGCCAACAAATGCATTCAAGGTGTGCCCGGCTTTGGATTTGTATTGGCCAAGACGGAAGAGCTGAAAAAATGCAAAGGCCAGGCAAGATCGCTCTCGCTGGACTTGTACGATCAATGGGAGACGATGGAAAAGTACAATGGCAAGTGGCGTTACACTTCTCCGACACACGTGGTGCGGGCTTTCTATCAGGCTCTGATCGAGCTGGAGGAGGAAGGCGGCGTAGAAAAACGTCAGGTGCGCTACCGCGAGAATCAGCGTACGTTGGTCGATGGAATGGAGCGGCTCGGCTTTTCGACACCGCTGACCCGTGAGTGGCAGTCGCCCATCATCACCTCCTTTTACTTCCCTGAGAACCCAGCCTTTACGTTTGCAGCGTTTTATGAGCGTTTGAAAAAAGAAGGCTTCGTCATTTATCCGGGCAAAATCTCTGTGGCAGATACCTTCAGGATCGGAAACATCGGAGAGGTCTACCCGCATGATATGAAGCGACTCGTGCAAGCTGTGGAACAAAATATGTTCTGGTAG
- the phnX gene encoding phosphonoacetaldehyde hydrolase: protein MIQAVIFDWAGTTVDYGCFAPLDVFLEVFKKRGIEVTHEEAREPMGMLKWDHIDTMLKMDRIANVWKDKFGRLPEKKDVDMLYADFEPMLFSILRNYTTPIPGVLELVGRLRQAGIKIGSTTGYTAEMMAVVAPEAKKKGYAPDSMVTPSEMPAGRPFPWMCYQNAINLDVHPMKHIIKVGDTTSDIKEAVAAGAWAVGVVKGSSELGMTERQVQECDPDVLYDKIEAVTKRFKAVGADYVIESIGELDTLIPKINLRLAQKER, encoded by the coding sequence ATGATTCAAGCAGTGATCTTTGACTGGGCCGGAACAACCGTTGACTATGGATGCTTCGCGCCCCTCGATGTCTTTTTGGAGGTATTTAAAAAGCGGGGTATCGAGGTCACCCACGAGGAAGCGCGCGAACCGATGGGGATGCTCAAATGGGATCACATCGACACCATGCTGAAGATGGATCGCATCGCGAATGTATGGAAAGACAAATTTGGCAGGCTCCCTGAGAAGAAAGACGTGGATATGCTTTATGCGGATTTCGAGCCGATGCTCTTCTCCATCCTGAGGAACTACACGACACCCATCCCCGGTGTGCTGGAGCTGGTGGGGAGGCTGCGGCAAGCCGGAATCAAAATCGGATCGACCACCGGGTACACGGCGGAAATGATGGCGGTCGTGGCTCCGGAAGCCAAAAAGAAAGGGTATGCGCCTGATTCGATGGTCACCCCGAGCGAGATGCCGGCTGGACGCCCCTTTCCGTGGATGTGCTACCAAAATGCCATCAATCTGGATGTCCACCCGATGAAGCACATCATCAAGGTGGGAGATACAACCAGCGATATTAAGGAAGCGGTGGCAGCCGGTGCGTGGGCAGTGGGGGTGGTCAAAGGTAGCAGCGAGCTCGGGATGACCGAGCGGCAGGTGCAGGAGTGCGATCCTGATGTGCTGTATGACAAGATTGAAGCGGTAACCAAGCGTTTCAAGGCTGTCGGTGCCGATTATGTCATTGAATCCATCGGAGAACTGGATACATTGATTCCCAAAATCAACCTGCGCCTGGCGCAAAAGGAGAGATAA